The Verrucomicrobiota bacterium genome window below encodes:
- a CDS encoding efflux RND transporter permease subunit → MFRPMALTVVFALAGSLALALTLMPVLCALFLRVRPQSEVRSAEPGRASLSPASQLGRIPSSSSGSPGRTRPTEFRAREQGSETKEALRETIPLTPSLSPSGGEGVRRTGEGESRQFEDQENREAPQEEGTWLVRWVKALYTPALEFAFRFRRFVLVAALLLFASSLWVFQRLGAEFIPQLDEGTMLLQFIRSSSAGLDASTELQRKSEKLLLERFPEIEHLFGLIGTAEIAVDPMGPNVSDTYVEFKPRRQWRKTNGHPITKAQLIELMRRELAVHAPGQTYLFTQPIQMRFNEMMAGVRADIAVKIYGDDFRELERIATEVRDLLRSLAPESDVEFDAFGRSPLLEISPDREALRRYNLPTEQLNRVIAAALAGAEVGTMIEGNRRFPIVVRLAEDARRSIEVMKRLTVRADEGGLLTLGQLARFNMMEQVSAVTREAGQRRAAVLVNLRGRDLQGFVNQAMQRLNAEVKLPPGYYFEFGGQFENLQKAQTRLALIVPLALILIFLLIYMSSGSVRQSALVFVCVPLAVTGGVLALWLREMPFTISAGVGFIALSGIAVLNGIMLISFINQLRREGRSIREAVIEGTLTRLRPKLMTALVASLGFVPMALSTGAGAEVQRPLATVVIGGIISSTFLTLVLLPVLYEWLEGKSVIRNP, encoded by the coding sequence ATGTTCCGGCCCATGGCGCTGACCGTTGTTTTCGCGTTGGCCGGCTCGTTGGCGCTGGCTTTGACGCTCATGCCCGTGCTCTGCGCGCTCTTTCTGCGCGTGCGGCCGCAGTCTGAAGTTCGCTCCGCTGAACCCGGTAGGGCGAGCCTGTCCCCAGCGAGCCAACTCGGACGTATTCCAAGCTCGTCCAGCGGCTCGCCGGGACGGACTCGCCCTACCGAGTTCAGGGCCCGTGAGCAGGGTTCTGAAACCAAGGAAGCTCTCCGCGAAACGATCCCCCTCACCCCATCCCTCTCCCCCAGTGGGGGAGAGGGTGTCCGCAGGACGGGAGAGGGGGAATCTCGTCAGTTCGAGGATCAAGAAAACAGGGAGGCTCCCCAGGAGGAAGGAACCTGGCTCGTTCGCTGGGTCAAGGCGCTCTACACGCCGGCGCTGGAGTTCGCATTCAGGTTTCGCCGGTTTGTGCTGGTGGCGGCGCTGCTGTTGTTCGCTTCGTCGCTGTGGGTTTTTCAGCGGCTGGGCGCGGAATTCATCCCGCAACTAGACGAAGGCACGATGCTGCTCCAATTCATCCGCAGCAGCAGCGCCGGACTGGACGCGTCCACCGAGTTGCAGCGAAAGTCCGAGAAGCTGTTGTTGGAGAGGTTTCCCGAAATCGAACATCTCTTCGGTTTGATTGGCACCGCCGAGATCGCGGTCGATCCGATGGGGCCGAACGTGAGCGACACGTACGTGGAATTCAAACCGCGCCGCCAATGGCGCAAAACGAACGGGCACCCGATCACGAAGGCACAGCTCATCGAATTGATGCGGCGCGAACTCGCGGTCCACGCTCCAGGCCAGACCTATCTTTTCACGCAGCCGATCCAGATGCGCTTCAACGAAATGATGGCCGGCGTGCGCGCCGATATCGCGGTGAAAATTTACGGGGACGATTTCCGGGAACTGGAACGCATCGCCACCGAAGTTCGCGATTTGTTGCGAAGCCTGGCGCCAGAGAGCGACGTGGAATTCGATGCGTTCGGGCGCTCGCCCTTGCTGGAGATCAGTCCGGACCGTGAGGCCCTCCGCCGTTACAACTTGCCGACCGAACAGCTCAACCGGGTGATCGCGGCGGCGCTGGCCGGCGCGGAAGTGGGCACGATGATCGAAGGCAACCGGCGTTTCCCCATCGTGGTCCGGCTCGCTGAAGACGCGCGCCGCAGCATCGAAGTCATGAAGCGTTTGACCGTGCGCGCGGACGAGGGCGGCTTGCTCACTCTCGGACAACTCGCGCGTTTCAATATGATGGAGCAGGTGAGCGCGGTAACACGCGAGGCCGGTCAGCGGCGAGCCGCCGTGCTCGTGAACTTGCGCGGCCGCGATCTGCAAGGGTTCGTCAACCAAGCGATGCAACGGCTGAACGCGGAGGTGAAGCTCCCGCCCGGCTATTATTTTGAATTTGGAGGACAGTTCGAGAACCTGCAAAAGGCGCAGACGCGGTTGGCGTTGATTGTTCCCCTGGCGCTGATCTTGATCTTCCTCTTGATTTACATGAGCTCAGGGAGCGTCCGTCAGTCGGCCTTGGTTTTTGTTTGCGTGCCCCTGGCTGTGACGGGCGGCGTGTTGGCGCTGTGGCTGCGCGAAATGCCCTTCACCATCAGCGCGGGCGTGGGCTTCATCGCGCTCAGCGGTATTGCGGTGCTGAACGGAATCATGTTGATCAGCTTCATCAATCAGCTCCGCCGCGAAGGCCGAAGCATACGGGAAGCCGTCATTGAGGGCACGCTCACGCGTCTTCGGCCGAAGTTAATGACGGCGCTCGTGGCCAGCCTCGGTTTTGTGCCCATGGCCCTTTCGACCGGAGCGGGCGCCGAAGTGCAGCGTCCGCTAGCGACCGTCGTCATTGGCGGGATCATCTCTTCGACTTTCCTCACGCTGGTCCTGCTGCCCGTTCTGTACGAGTGGCTGGAGGGGAAGTCCGTAATCCGTAATCCGTAA